In Syntrophotaleaceae bacterium, the DNA window CCGGGGGCACAATCTGCGGGAGTCGAGCAACGACCCGACCACTCACGCCGAGATGATTGCCATCCGCGAGGCCGCGGCGACCCTCAGTTCCTGGCGGCTTCTCGACTGCACTATCTATGTGACCTTGGAACCCTGCGTCATGTGCATGGGCGCCATCATCCTGGCGAGAATACCGCGTCTGGTTTACGCTTGTCGAGATCCTCGAGCCGGAGCCGCCGGTTCCATCTACGATTTTTCCCGGGATGAACGATTCAATCACCGGGTAGAGGTCGTAGAGGGTGTGCTAAGCGAGGAGTGCAGCGAAATGCTGAGCGGTTTCTTTCGGGAGCTGCGGGCCCAAAAGAAACAGCAATCATAAAAGAAGTAAAAAAGACCTTTGGAGGGGTGTCCGAGAGGTCGAAGGTGACAGACTCGAAATCTGTTGTACCGCAAGGTACCGTGGGTTCGAATCCCACCCCCTCCGCCAGTAAAAACAAGGGCTTAGCCGGTTTCGGTTAAGCCCTTTGTTCTTCTCTCGCTGGTCGTGCTACCCTTCGTGCTACCTTTGGACCCTCGGTGCCCCCTTTCCTCTCCTGAAAAAGAAAAACCCCTTGGCGGTCAACCGAGGGGCGGTCAAGTGTTTGGTTTTAAGTCGGGGTGTTCCGCCTTCTCAGGCGGTGATGGCCGATACTCTGCCAGCGGGGTATGTGTCCCGCTCTCGGGCGGTTTTGACCCATCCAAAATCGTTTCTTCTCCGACCGGGTAAAGTCTGGTCACTTTCGTTTTGGTCATCCGTCGTTCCTCCTTCGAGGTAGTTTAACATAATTGCCAAGGAAAAAGGCCAGGGGACAGCCCCCGGCCTCAATTCCATTCCAGTCTTTTCAGCGGCCGCATCAGGGGCGATGAGCGTTGAACTCGTCCCGAAGTTTCGCCTCGACCTCGGCCACCTCGTTTCGTGCATTGAAGAGGAAGCCGCGCAGTCCAAGGGCCTCCTCGACGAAGAGCTGAAAGTCGCTGGTTCCCCCCGCAAGCTGCCACGCCACGAAGGCTTGTTTGAGGGCGGTCAGGTGCGGCTTGAGCTGTGCGATTTTCTCTGCTGCGATAAGCCGGAACATGGCCCGCTCCCGGCGGCGCAAAACCCCCTGGCGGGCACGATACAGCTTCTCTTGGCTCCGCCGCGCCCCTGCCTCGGAGGCATCGACCAGCTCCTTTAAGCCGGAGACCTTGCGTTCCAGGTCCGAAATCTCCGTTGACAGCTTTTCCACGGCTTCAGGCCCGGCTCCTTCCTGCCCTTCCAGTAAATCCTTTTTCCGCTGCCTTTTCTCGCCCAGCCCCTCGAACTGCTGCTGGAGCTGCTGCCGGTAGTGAGCCGAAATTTTCCGAGAAGCAACCACCTTGCCCCGGATTGCTTCGACCTCTGTTTTTGCCGCCTCGAAGCTGGTCATGGCTTCCTTCATTGTGCCCGTCATTGTTTTTTTCCTTTCTGAACGTAGCCTCTGGTTTTGGCCGCTTGAATCAAAGCCCGAATAAATCGAGGATCGGAGCCCATGCCCGCCTCCACATATTCAGAAATGGAGGGGATTTTCGCCTGAAGTTCGGTAAAGACTCGCCATGCCCCCGCCATAACGTGGGGAAGCTGCTCGCCATAGGTTTTTTCAAACTCCTCCCGACAACTGGCGGTCAATACCTCCAACGCCTCGGCGCTCCTTGGCGACCGCCCATAATCGTCGGCCAGGCAAAGCAACTCTTGAGCGCCGGTTTTCCCTATCTGGTAGGAAGCTAAAGCCTCTTGGACGGCCTGCCGCGCTTCTGCCAGCTCTCCCACTAGCTCCGCCTGCTGGTTGTATCGGGCCTCCCGCTCCCGCTGGTCAAAGAACCCTCCCAGGGCGTCCCCGTAATTGCCGTCTGCTGGGGGATCGCCACCTTCGCGATACATCATCTCGGCAGGGCTCGCAGGTTCCGCCGCTTGGGATTCCGTCCCGGCCGTCCCCGGGTCCGGGTTTGGAGGGTTTGTCAGAAAGCCCGGTCCCTTGCCGGGGGGCTCCTGTTCGGCCATGCTTGGAAACATGATTGCTGCATCATTCATTGGCCTGCCCTCCCGCCAAGCCGGTGCCACAAATCAAATCTTCAAGCGAGGGCCGGCATTCCACAACGGCGTTGAAATCCCGGGGGAGGATCTTCACCCAAAGCCGGAAAAATTCGCCGGGGTTTTCCTCTGCCCACTTCGCCAGAACCTCAACGCCTCCCAGTCGTTCGAAAGCCTCCTCCAGGGCCTCCTTGACGCTCGCCGTCATCCTGTTCGGGGTGCCTTTTTGCCGGCCTCCTGTCTTGTGTCCACGTGCCATGGTGCTTTCTCCTTTCGCGTCTAATTTGGTCTACTTTAGAAAGATGCCTCCGGGGGGGATAAAATCCGCAATCATCGGGAGGGTCTGCCTGCTTTTGACCGCCTGCCACAGGGAGCAGCCCTCCAGGTCCTTCTTTTTTCGGCAAAGATGCCCGGGCCGGGTCAGTTCATGGTCTAAGCACCAGCGGGACCGCTCGGCGGGGGTAAGCCGGTCGGCGGTGCGGGTGTCGGCGGCCTGGTGCCCTTGAACCTTGCCGCAGTCCCTAAGATCGGCTTGCGGGTCCGCCAAGGTGAGACCGCAGGGGCGAGTTTCCCGGGGTGCCGTTTCCGGTATCCTGTTTTCAGGGATTAGGAAACTCTTGGTTTCCTCACGGTTTCCTTGCCGGTTTCCCTGTAAAACCCGCTCTGCCAAGGCTTTAACGCTCATGGTTTCCTTCCCGTTTCCCTGACGGTTTCCCGCTTCTCGGAAAAGTTTCCCGGTTTCCCTCTATAGGCAAGGAAACTAGGAAACTCGCTGAAAGAGGGGGTCTTTAATCCGCCCTGGTTTCCTGCCAGTTTCCCACCAGGGAAACCGCTTTTCCTGCTATAAAATAACTACTTAGAAAGAAAGTTTCCCGGTTTCCTTGTGTAGGGGGGGAAACTGGGAAACTCATATCAACAGCCCCATTTCCTGCGCTCGCTTTTTCGCTTTGGAGACGGCCCCCTTGGTGATGCCCAGCATCTCGCCAATCTCCGCCTGAGGGACGCCCTCGGCCATGAGTCTTGCCACCTTCTCCGCCGTGGACGCCTCCAACTCCTTCATGGCCCACGTCTGCCGGCCGTCGCTATCCGTGATAAGAGTCGCCTCAAAGGGCTTGGTCTCCTCGCCGTAAATGCCTCGGGCCTTCTCGAAATGGACCTCAAAGGAGGCTCCCCTGTCCGGGGTGTAGTCGCCGGGCCGCCGAAGGGCAATCACGGTGTCAAGCACGTCCTCCCGGCGGGAGGTGCCCCGCTGCTCGCCATTCTTTCCGCTGTGGTGGATGAACAGGACGGAGCGGCCAGCGGCCCGCTGTTGGAGTGCCCATTGCTGGACCGGCAACCAGCTTTCCCCCTCGGCCTCCTTACCGCTGCGGCAGAGCGTGGAGAGGTTGTCCACTACGATCAAATCAATGCCATCAAGGAAAGGGTCAAGGGCGGCCTGGTCCACGGGATCGGAAAGGTTAATCATCCCCCTCGGCTGAAGATCGGGGGTGATGATCCGCAGGGGGGCGGCCGGCTCCTTGTCGCTGCTGGTGGCGATCCGGGCCATGCGCTCTTGAAGGACCACCCCGGGCATTTCACCGTCCAGGAAGAGAACGCCCCGCGGGCGGGAGGCCGTCCAATTTAGAAAGGTGCCGCCGCTGGCAACTGCGTAGGAGACGCCAAGGGAAAAATGGGTCTTGCCGATGCCCCGGGGAGCAAAGACCATGCAAAGCCCCTGCTGCGGCAGCCAAGGGGAAAGTAGGTTTTCACGGGGGGGAAATTGCAGGCTGAGGAGTTCGACAATATCCACCACCTTCAGGCGGGCCGGTTTCGGTGTTACGTCCTCTCTGGCTGCCAACTCAATCTGTCGCCGGGCCTCCTCCAGCCCCTCAAGGCGGTGCAAGTCGTTGAAGTCGGTCGGATGCTCGGTAGTCTCCTGGAAGGTCGGCAGGGCCAGCAGGCCCCCAACCACTTCGGCCGCCTCCCGGGCCTTGCTGGCTCCCGGGTTCCCTTCGGTCCATTGGTCATTGTCGGCACAAACGACAATCCGCAGGCCGGGGAACTTATCCCGCAGGGCCTCAGCTACCGGGCGAAGGTTCCCGGCATCGAAGGCGACGGCCACGGCTCCCCCGGTTGCCTGGTGAATACTCGCCCCGGTGGCGAAACCTTCACAGAGATAGAGGACCCCGGCGGGCCTTCCTCCCATGGCGAAATAGGCCCCGGCCTTCCGGGTTCCGGTCAGGTACTTCTTGCCGCCATCCGGGGTGATGAACTGAAGCCCTTGCAAGGTGCCGTCGCAATCCCGCAGGGGAACAACCAGACTTCCCTTTGACATTCGGACCCCGTGCGACTCGATGCCCTTCTTGAACAAATAGGGGTGATCCGCCGGGGCGGGTTCGGCCGCTTTCCAGATTTCGGCTGCTCGCTTGCGGGCCTCGGCCTGGATTTCGGCTTGCATTCGATCCCGTTCGGCCCGTGCGGCTTCCATTCTTGCCCTGTACGCGGCTTTCTCGGCGGGGGAAAGGGTATTCTCAGGCTTTGCGGTCCAGTTGTGCCAGTCTCCGGGACCGCCTTCTTTCCACGTACCAAAAACCCCGGCGGGCAATCCGTCTGGATAGAGGATATACCAGCCGTTTTTCTTCCCTGGCGAGTCTCCCGGCACATGGAACCGGTGCCGTGCCCCGTCTGCATGAATTTCCGGCGGGGGAGAAATTCCGGCCGCGTCCATGGCTTCGCGGAAGTGTTCAATCATGGTTCGCCCCTTTCTGCCGGTCGCCCTCAGTCAAGATGAACTCGGCACACTCGATCATCTGCCGGGTAAGCCGGTCGCCGCGGCTCTTATCGAAGGCCCGCAGGTCCTCCAGGTACCGACTGAGGAAGGCGCGGAGGGCGGTCCCGATTCTGGGTCTTTCTGCCCCGGTTGTCATACCCGCGTCCGTTTTTGGCGATCAATAAAGGCGTCAATCTCAGACTCTTTGAAAAGCTTGAGCCCTGGAGATATTTCGATTGCAGCCGGGAAGTCTGGCCGTTGGCGCAGTCGCCAGAACGTAACCCTGGAGATGCCTCCCAGTTTCTCTGTCCTCACCTCGTCCATCCGAAGATTCCTGTCAGAGTTTTGCTTTTCGGTCATAAGAAAACCTCCTGTGATTGGCTTTTGCGTTGTGTTGCAGCCAAGTTACAGGAGGTTTCTGCTGCAAGCCATGTGGGTTTCAGCGGTTAAGCTTGGCCCGAAATGGACATATGAAAATCGGAATAGAGAAAACAGAAAGGCCGACAACGTGTAAGTTGCCGGCCGATTTTCAGTGAACTGGGAAATGGATTTCAGAGGGGGTGGGTGGTGCTCGATGCCGCTTTTAGAACAAGCTTGTCTATCTTTTTAACAAGCTTCGAAACCTCCTTTTGGGCCTCTCCGCTCTCTTTCACAGTTCGGAAAATTCTAAGGTAGTGGTCCCGCTGAATCTCGGCATTGTTTAAGCCCTCGATCCGGCTCAACCACCAGACGTCAATTCCCTTTCGCCACTCGTCAAAAGGGCAGTGTCGATAGGTTTTTTTTCGGAAGGAATAAGCGGGATAATCGGTAATGTCGTCCAAACTCAAGCTGCCGTCCTTTGTGGAAAGTTTTCCCAGCTTTTCACGGGCTTCTAGCACTTTCTCACAAAAATAATCGAATTGCTTTTTTGCTGCATCTAGGTCGGCCTGGAGGGATTTTCGGTCGGCAAGCAGGTCGATTTCGAAGGTCCAAGTCTGAATCATCGCAGGATGAACCATCTCTTCTCGATCTTTTGCCATGCTCTCCAGGAAAGGCCCAGCCTCACCAGGAAACCTCTCTTTCAATTCTGCTTCGTCGATCATGCCTGAGTTAAATTGAACAATGGTCCAAAGACGTGCCCGGCTTTGGGCGTCTTCGGTCTTTTTGGCAAGGGCCATGGATTGAAAAGCCATTTGAAAGCGCCTCTCTTGGTAGATGAAATCATCGAAATCATCGTACTCAGGGGGCGGGCGTTTGTCCATGCGGCCCCGCCGGGAACAGGTCTGCATCTCCACCGGGGGTTGCCCCTTCTTCGCCAGCCTTTTTTGCAGCACGGGGCATCTAGGATCGCCCTCGTCACAGTCCGGCAGGGGGCAGTCCTCGCAATCCTCGGCGGTGTAGTCGGTAAATTTCATGCGTCACTCCTCCTTACCCTCTGGAGATAGGAATTACATTGTCCGGCTGCTTTCCGGTAAGGAGGCCCTCCAGCTTCCGCCCCCAGGACTCAAGGGCGCGGCTAATTTCCGCTGCATAGGTGTGTCGGTCGTAGACCCTGCCGGTGACGCCCGTTTGGGCATGGTTCAAAATCCTCTGAATGACGTGGGGGGCGGTCCCCATTTCCGCCAGACGGGTCGTGCAGGTCCGCCGCAAATCATGAGGAGACCAAGACGCGGCCCCGAAGTGACCACAGCGACGAATCCAGAAGGACAGGCTATAGACGGGGATCGGGGAGCCGTCGTCCTTGGTGACTAGGAGCCCTTCGCCAGGATCGCCGGCAACCTGACGGGCCAAGGTGGATAGGTAAGCGCGGTGCGGGCGTTTGTTCTTTGTGCTGGTTCCGGGAAGGTCCAGCCACTCCCCGTCAAGCTGGTCCCATTTTGCGGCGACGACTTCCCCCGGACGAAGCCCGGTCAAGAGAACCAGCTTCAGGGCCTTCTTGACCCCCTCGGGCACGTCTTGGCGGCCGTCCATATCCTGCAAAATGGCCTTGACCTCCTCCACGCTCAGGGCTCGCTCCTTCGGCGTTTCGGCTGCGGGCTTGCCGATACCGGCGGCCGGGTTGAACTCCACCACCTCGCGCTCCAGACCCCAGGCAAACATCTTGCGAACAGTCGCCAAGGTCCGATTGGCCTGAACTCCGGAGCCGCGATTGACAATCTCATCGAGGAGGGACACGACGTCCCCCCGCCGAATGTCCCGGGCCTTCTTCTTCCCCCAGGCGGGGCGAACGTCGCGGGCAAGGTTCAGCTCGTCCTCCCGGGCCGACCGGGGGCGCTTTCTCACCTTGGCGTATTTCTCTAAAAACTCATCGGCCAGTTTGCCCACGGTCCAGGCGTCCCTGCGCTCCTGCTGCCTTGCCCGGGTCACTTCGCCCGGGTCCTTGCCGGCGGCGAGGATTTTCCTTTTTTCGCGAAAGGCTTCCCTCGCCTTGCTGAGGGTAAGGGCCGGATATTCGCCAAGGCTAAGCCATTTGCGGGACCCCTCAAAGGAGTAGACCATCTGCCAAGTCTTTGCGCCGGACTTCATGACCCGGAGGCAAAAGCCACCTTCGCCCCGGGGCGCATCTTCCCGAACAATGTAGGGGCGATCCTCCGGCTTAAGACCTTTGATGAATGTGTCGGAGAATTTCTGCTTGGGATGTTTGGTCGCCATGGCCTCCCCCTGGTACAAAAGATTTTCCATCTGCTGTCGTCGTCAAAGGTAGCACGGCTGCTCGTGCTACCTTTCGTGCTACCTTTGAACCCGTGACTAACTGAAATATCGTGCAACAGTATTTAACAGCATTATGGGCTAAATCTCTGATATGTCAAGGATAAAAGCAACACTCGGAAACGTGATGAAAAATGAAGAAATAGCCATACAGCAGACTCGAAATCTGTTGTACCGCAAGGTACCGTGGGTTCGAATCCCACCCCCCCATATAAACACAGGGCTCAGTCGTTAGCGGCTGGGCCTTTTGTTGGTGCGCCAGGCATGGCGCGTAGCGCCTTGACTGGCGCTGTTCCGGTTGTTGTGGTGATAACCGGATGACTTGGGGGTGTAAGTCCCCTGTGGACCCTGATGGCGGGAACCACTAGCCGAACGGCAAGGGTGTCCACCGCGAGGTGGGATCTGAAGGAAGCCGCAGGCAAACTCCCGGCCCGACGAACAGAAATCGCATACGAGGCAGTTCCATCCGGGCGAGAAGGCCAACATCTTCAAAGCCCCATAGCCATCCGGGAGGGTGGGGCTGTAGATGCGGCGGGTATATGGGAGGAAGGTCACGCGCATTACCCTGGGAGATCTGCCGATCTGCCTCGTGCTACCGGCGTCGAGAGGCGTCGGGACGGGTCGGCAGAAGTCAGCAGAGGCCATAGTAGCCGGGGTTGACCATCCCGGTGAAGGGCCGAACACGAGGCGCCATTCAGGAGACTCGAATTTCGATGACGATCGAAGAAGCAGAAGCCCTGGTTGAGATATCAGGGGCCGCGCCCGAGGGTAGCGACCGGAAGTCGCAAGAGTATGGCACAGGTGCGTCAAACGTCACGGCATGCCGGGAACCGTCCTGGACGGAAGCGGAGACGCGGCTGATGGAAGAGGTTGTCAGTCGCGGCAACATGATGGCGGCCTACGACCGGGTGGTTGGCAACAAGGGAGCCCCCGGCATCGACGGGATGCAGGTGGGTGAGCTGAAAGGCTACCTGGTCAAGGAATGGCCGCGCATCAAGGAGGACCTGCTGAACGGAAGCTACCAGCCCCAACCGGTGCGGAAGGTCGAGATACCCAAGCCCGGCGGCGGGGTGCGCATGCTCGGCATTCCCACGGTGCTGGACCGGCTCATTCAGCAGGCGCTGCATCAGGAGCTGATGCGGCTGTTCGATACCGGATTCTCCGATAGCTCCTACGGGTTTCGGCCCGGACGGAGCGCCCACCAGGCGGTACAAGCAGCCCGCAGGCATGTGGCCGAAGGGCGGCGGTGGGTGGTCGATATCGACCTGGAGAAGTTCTTCGACCGGGTCGGACACGACGTGCTTATGGCACGAGTGGCCCGCAAGGTCAAAGACCCCCGTGTACTGCGACTGATCCGCAGATACCTGAGGGCCGGAGTGCTCGAAGGGGGGATCGTCTCGCCACGGGTGGAAGGGACGCCGCAAGGCGGCCCGCTCTCGCCGCTGTTGTCGAACATCCTGCTTGACGAGTTCGACAAGGAACTGGAGAGGCGCGGCCACGCCTTCTGCCGTTATGCCGATGATTGCAACATTTACGTGCGCAGTCGGCAATCGGCGGAGCGGGTCATGGCTTCGCTGATCCAGTTTCTCGAACAGCGGCTGAAACTCAAGGTCAACCGCGTCAAAAGCGCCGTTGGCCGCCCCTGGGAGAGAACCTTTCTGGGTTACAGGATGACCTTTCACAAGAAACCGCGGCTCAAGGTGGCTGAAGGCTCTGTGAAACGGTTCAAGGCCAACCTCAGAGAGCTCTTTCGTCGGGGAAGGGGACACAGCCTCAAACGGGTCATCGAAGAGTCCACCCCGAAACTGCGGGGATGGATCGCCTACTTTCGGCTGGCGGAAGTCAAAGGCATCTTCGAAGAACTGGATAGCTGGGTCAGGCGGAAACTACGCTGCATTCTGTGGCGGCAGTGGAAGCGCTCTTTTACGCGGGCCAGGAATTTGATGCGGCGGGGATTGTCGGAACTCAGAGCATGGAGGTCGGCTCAAAACGGGCGAGGCCCCTGGTGGAATGCAGGAGCCTCGCACATGCACGATGCGTTTCGAAAATCCTTCTTCGATAAACTGGGGCTGATCTGCTTGGTAGACAGTCTCAGACGCTTTCAGAGTGCTTTGTGAACCGCCGTGTACGGAACCGTACGCACGGTGGTGTGGGAGGACGGCGGGGGTGACCCCGCCTCCTACCCGATTTTGTGCTATACGGCAAATGGGTGTGACGTATTCTGGCGCGGCCGAGTGGTAGAGGCTGAAATGAGATGCAATTTATTCTCTTCTTGGAAATACAAGCTGCTGCAGCTATGATGACTGTCATGTTTTTTTCTAATTTTCCAGAGCAGGTGAAAAGGGGGAGAGCGACTATTTGATGTTGAAGCTGATGCCAAGCAGCAAGGAGGGGCGATGGGAATCGAGGTGCAACATTTGCCGACTCTGGAGGATGATGGTCTGATCACCCCGGACGTTGGATTGTGGGCGGAGAAGAAATATCGGCTGGTTCAAAACTATGCGAGTATGTTCACTGCTTCTATGAGGAGCAAGTGGGACCACCTTGTCTATGTTGACCTCTTCGCCGGCGCCGGCCGTTCCCGGCTGCGAGGAACCAATGAGATCGTACCCGCATCCCCATTGCTGACCCTGGATATCCCAGTCCCTTTCAACCAATACATTTTCTGTGAGTTGGATGAGGAAAAGCTCGATGCTCTGAGAGAGCGGGTTGGCCGTGAGTTTAATCAGGCTGATGTTCGATTCTTGCACGGCAATGCAAACTGGCTTTTGGACAGAGTTCTGTCGGAGATGCCGGTTCCCCATCGCGGCTTTAAGGTCCTTGGGTTTTGTTTCGCCGACCCCTATAATCTGGACAACTTGAAATTTGATACGATCAGGCGGCTTTCCAATCGGTTTTTCGATTTTCTGGTCCTGATTCCAACCGGGACGGATGCCCAACGAAACATCCAGCGGTATGTGGAACAGCCGCAATCCAAGTTGGAGGATTTCCTTGGTTCTCCCGATTGGCGTGAGGCTTGGGAAGGGGCGAAACGCAAAGGAGAGAGCGCTGATTTGTTCCTGACCAGATACTACGGGGAGCAAATGGTCTCTTTGGGATATCAACCGACCGAGCCGCAGGAGACGGTTTCCATTCGGAACGAGAAGAATTCTACGATGTACCGGTTCGGATTTTATAGCCGCCACAACCTGGCCAGGAAGTTCTGGCAGCAGGTAAAGAAATATAGCGACGATCAACTTGCCTTTGAATTCTGAAATATGGCCGCAAATTCAAAAATCGAATGGACCGAACAGACCTGGAACCCGGCTGTAGGGTGCACAAAGGTATCGCCCGGGTGTGCCCATTGCTATGCCGAGGTCATGGCCAGGAGGCTGCAGGCGATGGGAGTGAAGGGGTACGATAACGGCTTCGCCCTCACTCTACTGCCCGAAAGGCTCGAAGAACCACTGCGCCGCAAGCGCTCGACGATCTATTTCGTCAACTCCATGAGCGACCTGTTCCACGAGGAGATTCCCGACGATTACGTTCGCGAGGTGTTTCGGGTGATCGCACAGGCGCCGCAGCACACCTTTCAAATCCTCACCAAGCGGGCCGAGCGGTTGGCGGCTTTTTTCGCCGACTTTGGCCCCGCGCCGAGCAACGCTTGGTTGGGCACGACCGTGGAAGATCGCCGGCATGGCGTTCCGCGTCTCGACTGGCTGCGCCGGGTGCCGGCGCGTGTCCGGTTCGTTTCCGCCGAGCCGCTGCTGGAAGATCTCGGCGCGCTCGACCTGAGCGGCATCCACTGGGTCATCGTCGGGGGCGAGTCTGGACCGAAGGCCCGGCCAATGAAGCCGGAATGGGTCCTCAACATCAAGCGTCAGTGCGAGGAGCAGCACGCGGCTTTCTTCTTTAAGCAGTGGGGAGGATGGGGGGCTGACGGCAGGAAGCGGGCGAAGAAGAGGAATGGGCGGATGCTGGAGGGGCGTACTTGGGATGGGGTTCCCGAGGTCGGGGCGATGGTTGGCAAGTGAAGCCGGGAGGATACCAATGAACAAGTTGCTATTGGGAAAACTGGAGAAGGTAAACCTGAGGGAATGCTGGAGATCTGAAGCAGGTGATTTTACGCCCTGGCTTGCTCAAGGAGAGAACATTGCCTTATTAGGCGCAACCATTGGCCTTGACCTGGAGCTCGAAGCCCAGGAGAAGGAGGTTGGTCCCTTTCGTGCCGACATCCTATGCAAGGACACGGCGACTGACAACTGGGTTCTGGTTGAAAATCAATTGGAGCGAACGGACCATTGTCATCTTGGCCAACTATTGACCTATGCCGCGGGGCTGAGTGCCGTGACTATCGTCTGGATTGCCGAACGATTCAGCGAAGAACATCGAGCTGCGTTGGACTGGCTCAATGAAATTACCGACAGGCGAT includes these proteins:
- the tadA gene encoding tRNA adenosine(34) deaminase TadA, giving the protein MVKGLCRWAYMREKRETARVEPIDNQDQVFMAAAMEEARSAAALGEVPIGAVMVHGGRIIGRGHNLRESSNDPTTHAEMIAIREAAATLSSWRLLDCTIYVTLEPCVMCMGAIILARIPRLVYACRDPRAGAAGSIYDFSRDERFNHRVEVVEGVLSEECSEMLSGFFRELRAQKKQQS
- a CDS encoding AAA family ATPase is translated as MIEHFREAMDAAGISPPPEIHADGARHRFHVPGDSPGKKNGWYILYPDGLPAGVFGTWKEGGPGDWHNWTAKPENTLSPAEKAAYRARMEAARAERDRMQAEIQAEARKRAAEIWKAAEPAPADHPYLFKKGIESHGVRMSKGSLVVPLRDCDGTLQGLQFITPDGGKKYLTGTRKAGAYFAMGGRPAGVLYLCEGFATGASIHQATGGAVAVAFDAGNLRPVAEALRDKFPGLRIVVCADNDQWTEGNPGASKAREAAEVVGGLLALPTFQETTEHPTDFNDLHRLEGLEEARRQIELAAREDVTPKPARLKVVDIVELLSLQFPPRENLLSPWLPQQGLCMVFAPRGIGKTHFSLGVSYAVASGGTFLNWTASRPRGVLFLDGEMPGVVLQERMARIATSSDKEPAAPLRIITPDLQPRGMINLSDPVDQAALDPFLDGIDLIVVDNLSTLCRSGKEAEGESWLPVQQWALQQRAAGRSVLFIHHSGKNGEQRGTSRREDVLDTVIALRRPGDYTPDRGASFEVHFEKARGIYGEETKPFEATLITDSDGRQTWAMKELEASTAEKVARLMAEGVPQAEIGEMLGITKGAVSKAKKRAQEMGLLI
- a CDS encoding integrase arm-type DNA-binding domain-containing protein — translated: MENLLYQGEAMATKHPKQKFSDTFIKGLKPEDRPYIVREDAPRGEGGFCLRVMKSGAKTWQMVYSFEGSRKWLSLGEYPALTLSKAREAFREKRKILAAGKDPGEVTRARQQERRDAWTVGKLADEFLEKYAKVRKRPRSAREDELNLARDVRPAWGKKKARDIRRGDVVSLLDEIVNRGSGVQANRTLATVRKMFAWGLEREVVEFNPAAGIGKPAAETPKERALSVEEVKAILQDMDGRQDVPEGVKKALKLVLLTGLRPGEVVAAKWDQLDGEWLDLPGTSTKNKRPHRAYLSTLARQVAGDPGEGLLVTKDDGSPIPVYSLSFWIRRCGHFGAASWSPHDLRRTCTTRLAEMGTAPHVIQRILNHAQTGVTGRVYDRHTYAAEISRALESWGRKLEGLLTGKQPDNVIPISRG
- the ltrA gene encoding group II intron reverse transcriptase/maturase, whose translation is MTIEEAEALVEISGAAPEGSDRKSQEYGTGASNVTACREPSWTEAETRLMEEVVSRGNMMAAYDRVVGNKGAPGIDGMQVGELKGYLVKEWPRIKEDLLNGSYQPQPVRKVEIPKPGGGVRMLGIPTVLDRLIQQALHQELMRLFDTGFSDSSYGFRPGRSAHQAVQAARRHVAEGRRWVVDIDLEKFFDRVGHDVLMARVARKVKDPRVLRLIRRYLRAGVLEGGIVSPRVEGTPQGGPLSPLLSNILLDEFDKELERRGHAFCRYADDCNIYVRSRQSAERVMASLIQFLEQRLKLKVNRVKSAVGRPWERTFLGYRMTFHKKPRLKVAEGSVKRFKANLRELFRRGRGHSLKRVIEESTPKLRGWIAYFRLAEVKGIFEELDSWVRRKLRCILWRQWKRSFTRARNLMRRGLSELRAWRSAQNGRGPWWNAGASHMHDAFRKSFFDKLGLICLVDSLRRFQSAL
- the tcmP gene encoding three-Cys-motif partner protein TcmP, with protein sequence MGIEVQHLPTLEDDGLITPDVGLWAEKKYRLVQNYASMFTASMRSKWDHLVYVDLFAGAGRSRLRGTNEIVPASPLLTLDIPVPFNQYIFCELDEEKLDALRERVGREFNQADVRFLHGNANWLLDRVLSEMPVPHRGFKVLGFCFADPYNLDNLKFDTIRRLSNRFFDFLVLIPTGTDAQRNIQRYVEQPQSKLEDFLGSPDWREAWEGAKRKGESADLFLTRYYGEQMVSLGYQPTEPQETVSIRNEKNSTMYRFGFYSRHNLARKFWQQVKKYSDDQLAFEF
- a CDS encoding phage Gp37/Gp68 family protein, with the translated sequence MAANSKIEWTEQTWNPAVGCTKVSPGCAHCYAEVMARRLQAMGVKGYDNGFALTLLPERLEEPLRRKRSTIYFVNSMSDLFHEEIPDDYVREVFRVIAQAPQHTFQILTKRAERLAAFFADFGPAPSNAWLGTTVEDRRHGVPRLDWLRRVPARVRFVSAEPLLEDLGALDLSGIHWVIVGGESGPKARPMKPEWVLNIKRQCEEQHAAFFFKQWGGWGADGRKRAKKRNGRMLEGRTWDGVPEVGAMVGK